In Providencia zhijiangensis, a single window of DNA contains:
- the hisF gene encoding imidazole glycerol phosphate synthase subunit HisF — protein MLAKRIIPCLDVRDGQVVKGVQFRNHEIIGDIVPLAQRYAQEGADELVFYDITASSDGRVVDKSWVAKVAEVIDIPFCVAGGIKSVEDAAQILSFGADKISINSPALSDPTLISRLADRFGVQCIVVGIDTWFDAQTNEYLVYQFTGDEKRTTQTRWKTLDWVKEVQQRGAGEIVLNMMNQDGVRQGYDLVQLKKVREVCQVPLIASGGAGEKIHFLDAFTDAGVDGALAASVFHKQIINIGDLKQYLAENGVQIRVC, from the coding sequence ATGCTGGCAAAACGCATAATTCCTTGTTTGGATGTCCGTGACGGACAAGTGGTTAAAGGGGTTCAATTTCGCAATCATGAAATCATCGGTGATATAGTCCCACTGGCTCAACGCTATGCCCAAGAAGGGGCTGACGAATTAGTTTTCTATGATATTACCGCCTCGTCTGACGGTCGTGTTGTTGATAAAAGCTGGGTCGCCAAAGTGGCGGAAGTGATTGATATTCCATTCTGCGTTGCGGGTGGGATCAAAAGTGTCGAGGACGCCGCGCAAATCCTCTCTTTTGGGGCGGATAAAATTTCTATCAACTCCCCTGCACTGTCCGACCCTACACTGATTAGCCGCTTGGCTGATCGCTTTGGCGTTCAGTGTATTGTGGTCGGTATTGACACGTGGTTTGATGCCCAAACCAATGAATATTTGGTTTATCAATTCACTGGCGATGAAAAACGCACCACCCAAACTCGCTGGAAAACCCTTGATTGGGTGAAAGAAGTTCAGCAGCGTGGCGCCGGAGAAATTGTGCTCAATATGATGAACCAAGACGGTGTACGCCAAGGTTACGATCTGGTACAACTGAAAAAAGTTCGTGAAGTGTGCCAAGTCCCACTGATCGCCTCCGGCGGCGCAGGGGAAAAAATCCACTTCCTAGACGCCTTTACTGACGCTGGCGTCGATGGCGCTTTAGCCGCTTCGGTGTTCCACAAGCAGATTATTAACATCGGTGACTTAAAGCAGTACTTAGCAGAAAATGGAGTTCAAATAAGAGTATGTTAA
- the hisA gene encoding 1-(5-phosphoribosyl)-5-[(5-phosphoribosylamino)methylideneamino]imidazole-4-carboxamide isomerase — protein MIIPALDLIDGTVVRLHQGDYAKQTDYGTDPLPRLQDYEKQGAKLLHLVDLTGAKDPQKRQIPLLKKLLAGVTVPVQVGGGIRTEEDVKALLDAGATRVVIGSTAVTQPELVKTWFQRYGGDAIVLALDVRINTQGIKEIAISGWQENSNLSLEQAIEIYRPYGLKHVLCTDISKDGTLAGSNVDLYREISQKFPDIEVQASGGIGNLNDIAALPASGAAGVIVGRALLEGKFTVTEAIQCWQNA, from the coding sequence ATGATCATACCAGCATTAGATTTAATTGATGGCACCGTGGTGCGTTTACATCAAGGGGACTACGCCAAACAAACAGACTATGGCACCGACCCACTTCCTCGCTTACAAGATTATGAAAAGCAAGGGGCAAAACTGCTGCACTTAGTGGATTTAACTGGCGCTAAAGACCCTCAGAAACGCCAAATTCCTCTGCTGAAAAAACTGTTGGCAGGCGTTACTGTTCCTGTGCAAGTTGGGGGGGGAATTCGTACTGAAGAAGATGTCAAAGCGCTGCTAGATGCAGGTGCGACTCGCGTGGTGATTGGATCGACGGCAGTGACCCAACCAGAGTTAGTCAAAACGTGGTTTCAACGTTATGGTGGCGACGCTATCGTACTAGCACTGGATGTGCGTATTAATACTCAAGGCATCAAAGAAATTGCCATTAGTGGTTGGCAAGAAAATTCAAACTTATCCCTTGAGCAAGCCATTGAAATATATCGCCCTTATGGCTTAAAGCATGTGCTGTGTACCGATATTTCCAAAGATGGCACGCTGGCGGGCTCCAATGTGGATTTATACCGCGAAATCAGCCAAAAATTCCCTGATATAGAGGTACAAGCTTCTGGTGGAATTGGTAATTTAAACGATATCGCCGCACTACCAGCTTCTGGCGCAGCAGGCGTAATTGTGGGTCGCGCACTATTAGAAGGCAAATTTACCGTAACGGAGGCAATCCAATGCTGGCAAAACGCATAA
- the hisH gene encoding imidazole glycerol phosphate synthase subunit HisH encodes MKVVILDTGCANLASVAYAVKRLGYEPTVSRDTNTILQADKVFLPGVGTASAAMEKLAERELIPLIKALTQPVLGICLGMQLLGSISEEGQTEIPLLGLIDSPVRKMDANGLPVPHSGWNQVKALAGNPLFKGISDDAYFYFVHSYSMPISANTIAQTQYGNLFSSAVNKDNYYGVQFHPERSGAAGARLIQNFLEM; translated from the coding sequence ATGAAGGTTGTGATCCTCGATACTGGCTGCGCAAACTTAGCGTCCGTCGCCTATGCCGTTAAACGCCTAGGTTATGAGCCGACTGTGAGCCGCGACACCAACACCATTTTACAAGCAGACAAAGTTTTTCTGCCGGGAGTTGGCACTGCCAGCGCCGCTATGGAAAAACTGGCTGAGCGTGAACTTATCCCTTTAATTAAAGCGCTAACTCAACCCGTTTTAGGTATCTGCTTGGGGATGCAATTACTCGGCAGTATCAGTGAAGAAGGTCAAACAGAAATTCCACTGTTGGGGTTAATCGACAGCCCCGTACGCAAAATGGATGCAAACGGCTTACCTGTCCCTCACAGCGGCTGGAATCAAGTGAAAGCACTCGCGGGCAATCCCCTGTTTAAGGGGATCAGCGACGATGCCTATTTTTATTTCGTCCACAGCTATTCAATGCCTATTTCCGCCAACACCATCGCGCAAACACAATATGGCAACCTGTTTAGTAGTGCAGTGAATAAAGATAATTACTATGGTGTGCAGTTCCACCCAGAACGTTCGGGTGCTGCGGGTGCTCGCTTGATCCAAAATTTCTTGGAGATGTAA
- the hisB gene encoding bifunctional histidinol-phosphatase/imidazoleglycerol-phosphate dehydratase HisB has product MSQKILFIDRDGTLITEPPTDYQVDSLSKLAFENDVIPSLLALQKANYRLVMITNQDGLGTKSFPTEDFDPPHNLMMQVFESQGIRFDDVLICPHMPADNCDCRKPKTKLVESYLNGGVLDIENSYVIGDRETDIQLAQNMGIKGLRYSTKELDWNTITNQLTKRNRYALVERVTKETNIQVEVWLDQEGGSKINTGVGFFDHMLDQIATHGGFRLRIEVNGDLFIDDHHTVEDTGLALGEALRVALGDKRGIARFGFVLPMDECQARCALDISGRPHLEYKAEFKYQRVGDLNTEMIEHFFSSLSYAMGCTLHLKTKGKNDHHKAESLFKVFGRTLRQAIRVEGDTLPSSKGVL; this is encoded by the coding sequence ATGAGCCAGAAAATTCTTTTTATCGACCGTGATGGAACATTAATTACCGAACCACCGACAGATTATCAAGTGGATAGCCTCAGTAAGCTTGCCTTTGAAAATGATGTCATTCCAAGCCTATTAGCACTGCAAAAAGCCAATTATCGCTTAGTGATGATCACCAACCAAGACGGTTTAGGCACCAAGAGCTTCCCGACAGAAGATTTTGATCCGCCTCACAATTTAATGATGCAAGTGTTTGAATCTCAAGGCATCCGTTTTGATGACGTGTTGATTTGTCCACATATGCCTGCAGACAATTGCGACTGTCGCAAGCCAAAAACCAAGCTGGTGGAAAGCTACCTCAACGGCGGTGTTCTCGATATCGAAAACAGCTATGTCATCGGCGACCGCGAGACAGATATTCAGCTCGCTCAAAATATGGGCATCAAAGGGCTACGCTACAGCACCAAAGAGCTGGATTGGAATACCATCACCAACCAACTCACTAAACGTAACCGCTATGCCTTAGTCGAACGCGTAACCAAAGAGACCAACATCCAAGTAGAAGTGTGGCTTGACCAAGAAGGCGGCAGCAAAATCAACACAGGCGTTGGCTTCTTTGACCACATGCTAGACCAAATCGCGACTCACGGCGGCTTCCGCTTACGCATTGAAGTTAATGGCGACCTGTTCATTGATGATCACCACACTGTGGAAGATACAGGCCTAGCACTCGGCGAAGCGCTGCGCGTCGCACTTGGTGATAAACGCGGCATTGCCCGTTTCGGTTTCGTATTACCGATGGACGAATGCCAAGCACGCTGTGCGCTGGATATTTCGGGGCGTCCACACCTTGAATATAAAGCAGAATTTAAATATCAGCGCGTAGGTGACCTAAACACTGAAATGATCGAGCACTTCTTCAGTTCGTTATCCTACGCGATGGGCTGCACGCTACACCTGAAAACGAAAGGGAAAAACGATCACCACAAAGCGGAAAGCCTGTTCAAAGTTTTTGGTCGTACCTTACGCCAAGCTATCCGTGTTGAAGGAGATACCTTGCCTAGTTCTAAAGGAGTTCTGTAA
- the hisC gene encoding histidinol-phosphate transaminase → MSQTFNAASLARENVKVMTPYMSARRLGGNGDVWLNANEYPTAPDYQFIERNLNRYPEAQPAGVINNYAAYAGLSPEQVLVCRGADESIELLIRAFCEPGKDAVMFCPPTYGMYSVSAETFGVEQKKILSLPDWSLNVTAIRENLSNTKLIYICSPNNPTGNIIDNQALLEVLEMAAGRALVVIDEAYIEFCPEFSVASWLAKYPNLVILRTLSKAFALAGLRCGFTLASPEVIEVLLKVIAPYPLSTPVALIAEKALNADGIATMKKRVLEIRENRIALSEALRDLSVVETVYPSETNYILVRFTDGAKVFKALWDQGIILRDQSKQPGLINCLRITIGTEIENVRVIEAIKALC, encoded by the coding sequence ATGAGCCAGACGTTTAACGCAGCCAGCCTTGCACGCGAAAATGTAAAAGTAATGACCCCGTATATGTCCGCCCGTCGTCTTGGGGGAAATGGGGATGTATGGCTCAATGCCAACGAATACCCAACAGCACCGGATTATCAGTTTATTGAACGTAATCTTAATCGTTACCCAGAGGCGCAACCTGCTGGCGTGATTAACAACTATGCGGCCTATGCAGGGTTATCACCTGAACAAGTCTTAGTGTGCCGTGGTGCTGATGAATCTATCGAATTATTAATCCGTGCATTTTGCGAGCCCGGTAAAGACGCAGTGATGTTCTGCCCGCCAACCTATGGCATGTACAGCGTCAGTGCAGAAACCTTTGGTGTAGAACAGAAAAAAATTCTGTCGTTACCCGACTGGTCTCTGAATGTCACCGCTATCCGCGAAAACTTATCGAATACCAAACTGATTTACATCTGTAGCCCAAATAACCCAACGGGCAACATCATCGATAATCAAGCGCTGCTGGAAGTATTAGAAATGGCTGCAGGCCGCGCGCTGGTGGTGATCGATGAAGCTTATATTGAATTTTGCCCAGAATTCAGCGTCGCGAGCTGGCTTGCCAAATACCCGAACCTAGTGATTTTAAGAACCTTATCAAAGGCATTTGCACTAGCAGGGTTACGCTGTGGATTTACCTTGGCATCCCCTGAAGTGATTGAAGTCTTACTAAAAGTCATCGCCCCTTATCCGCTCTCTACCCCTGTGGCGCTGATAGCGGAAAAAGCTCTGAATGCTGATGGCATCGCCACCATGAAAAAACGCGTGTTAGAAATTCGCGAAAATCGTATTGCGCTTTCAGAAGCTTTGCGTGACTTATCGGTTGTCGAAACCGTCTACCCAAGTGAAACCAACTATATTTTGGTGCGTTTTACCGACGGCGCTAAAGTGTTTAAAGCTCTGTGGGATCAAGGCATTATTTTACGCGACCAAAGCAAGCAACCGGGGCTAATCAACTGCCTGCGTATCACCATTGGTACCGAAATTGAAAACGTCCGTGTTATTGAAGCGATTAAAGCACTTTGCTAA
- the hisD gene encoding histidinol dehydrogenase has product MELGFNQPIRWSDCLEEQQEALLMRPAIAASGNISAAVSQIIDQVRTEGDAALIALSQRFDKTDITSVRVSQEAVDEAQARLGDDIKAAMNTAIGNIRRFHEAQKPAPITVETQAGVVCQQVTRPIDSVGLYIPGGSAPLLSTVMMLGTPANIAGCRNIILCSPPPIADEILYAAKLCGITDIFQVGGAQAIAAMAFGTQSIPSVDKIFGPGNAYVTEAKRQVSQSYQGAAIDMPAGPSEVLVIADSQANPAFTASDLLSQAEHGPDSQVILLTDNAEFAQRVIEETEKQLAVLSRASIAREALSASRVIIADSINQCVEISNRYGPEHLILQTRNADDLVESITSAGSVFVGDWSPESAGDYASGTNHVLPTYGYTSTYSSLGLADFMKRMTVQKLSAQGLLGLANTIETLAQAEQLTAHKNAVTLRVTELKKQNQE; this is encoded by the coding sequence ATGGAACTGGGATTCAATCAACCAATTCGCTGGTCAGACTGCCTTGAAGAGCAGCAAGAAGCTTTACTGATGCGCCCTGCTATTGCCGCCTCTGGCAACATTAGCGCCGCAGTCAGTCAAATTATTGACCAAGTGCGTACAGAGGGAGATGCGGCCCTCATCGCCCTGAGCCAACGTTTTGATAAAACAGACATTACCTCTGTTCGTGTTTCACAAGAAGCCGTTGATGAAGCCCAAGCTCGCCTTGGCGATGACATTAAAGCGGCAATGAACACAGCGATTGGCAATATTCGCCGCTTCCATGAAGCCCAAAAACCTGCGCCGATCACCGTTGAAACTCAAGCAGGCGTGGTGTGCCAACAAGTGACCCGCCCGATTGATTCTGTCGGGCTGTATATTCCCGGTGGCTCCGCACCGTTGCTCTCTACGGTCATGATGTTGGGAACGCCTGCGAATATCGCCGGATGCCGCAACATTATTCTCTGCTCACCGCCACCGATTGCAGACGAAATTTTATATGCAGCCAAACTGTGCGGTATCACTGACATTTTCCAAGTCGGTGGCGCCCAAGCCATTGCTGCGATGGCATTTGGTACCCAAAGCATTCCGAGCGTTGATAAAATTTTTGGACCTGGCAATGCCTATGTCACGGAAGCCAAACGCCAAGTTAGCCAAAGCTACCAAGGTGCGGCCATTGATATGCCAGCAGGGCCATCTGAAGTGTTGGTGATTGCCGATAGCCAAGCAAACCCTGCGTTTACGGCATCGGATTTATTATCTCAAGCGGAACACGGGCCAGATTCTCAAGTGATTTTGCTCACCGATAACGCAGAGTTTGCTCAGCGTGTCATTGAAGAGACTGAAAAGCAGCTTGCGGTATTATCTCGTGCATCTATTGCGCGTGAAGCCCTCAGTGCAAGCCGTGTGATCATCGCGGACTCTATCAACCAATGTGTTGAAATCAGCAACCGCTATGGGCCTGAACACTTAATTCTGCAAACTCGCAATGCCGATGATTTGGTGGAATCTATCACCAGTGCAGGATCGGTGTTTGTTGGGGATTGGTCGCCAGAATCCGCGGGGGATTACGCTTCCGGCACCAACCACGTATTACCAACTTATGGTTACACATCAACCTATTCAAGCCTTGGCTTAGCCGATTTTATGAAGCGAATGACGGTACAAAAACTGTCGGCTCAAGGGTTACTAGGATTAGCCAACACCATAGAAACTTTGGCACAAGCGGAGCAGCTGACTGCCCACAAAAACGCCGTTACCTTACGAGTCACCGAACTAAAAAAACAAAATCAGGAGTGA
- the hisG gene encoding ATP phosphoribosyltransferase, with amino-acid sequence MLDKSRLRIAIQKSGRLSEESRELLARCGIKINLQQQRLIAYAENMPIDLLRVRDDDIPGLVMDGVVDLGIIGENVLEEEVLSRQARGENPQFTTLRRLDFGGCRLSLAAPLDFNYTGAECLNGSRVATSYPYLLKRYFDEKGVTFKSCLLNGSVEVAPRAGLADAICDLVSTGATLEANGLKEVEVIYRSKACLIQRDGEMSADKQQLIDRMMTRIQGVIQARESKYIMLHAPGEKLEEIIALLPGAERPTILPLAGDQSRVAMHMVSSETLFWETMEKLKSLGASSILVLPIEKMME; translated from the coding sequence ATGTTGGACAAATCACGTTTACGTATCGCAATACAGAAATCAGGACGTCTAAGCGAAGAGTCAAGAGAGCTACTCGCTCGCTGCGGCATTAAAATCAATTTACAACAGCAGCGACTGATTGCTTATGCAGAAAATATGCCTATTGATTTACTTCGTGTACGTGATGACGATATCCCGGGGCTGGTAATGGACGGTGTTGTTGACCTCGGTATTATTGGTGAAAACGTACTGGAAGAAGAAGTATTAAGCCGCCAAGCTCGCGGTGAAAACCCACAATTTACAACATTACGTCGCCTTGATTTTGGTGGCTGCCGCCTCTCTCTAGCTGCGCCATTAGACTTCAATTATACCGGGGCAGAATGCTTGAATGGTTCCCGTGTCGCCACCTCTTACCCATACCTACTAAAACGCTATTTTGATGAAAAAGGCGTGACATTTAAATCTTGCTTACTGAACGGTTCTGTAGAAGTCGCGCCACGCGCTGGTTTAGCCGATGCCATTTGTGACCTCGTTTCTACAGGCGCAACCCTTGAAGCAAACGGCTTAAAAGAAGTGGAAGTCATCTACCGCTCAAAAGCATGCTTAATCCAGCGTGACGGTGAAATGTCCGCCGATAAACAACAGTTAATTGACCGCATGATGACCCGTATTCAAGGGGTTATCCAAGCGCGCGAATCAAAATACATTATGTTGCATGCTCCAGGTGAAAAACTCGAAGAGATCATCGCACTGCTGCCGGGAGCCGAGCGCCCAACTATTCTGCCATTAGCAGGTGACCAAAGCCGTGTTGCCATGCACATGGTCAGCTCAGAAACTCTATTCTGGGAAACCATGGAAAAACTGAAATCCTTGGGCGCAAGTTCAATTCTTGTTTTACCAATTGAAAAAATGATGGAGTAA
- a CDS encoding SDR family oxidoreductase: MKKIAIIGLGWLGVPLASRLMAQGMTVAGTKTSLDGVEAAKRVGIDCYQLQLTPELQCDTDDLSELMEGADVMVILLPPSKVSLSEYIVAIEQLVDSAISYQIPRVIFTSSTSVYGDVDGVIDEGAPLLGETASAQALIAVEQWLHDLPNIQVDVLRLAGLVGEKRHAGRFLAGKQQVKGANQPVNMVHQDDVIAAILLLIQQSNGGHTYNLCAPDHPTRQQFYTQSATTLGLTPPEFAVEENEAEGKTIDGNRICQEMGFEYEFTHPLYMPMS; encoded by the coding sequence ATGAAAAAAATTGCCATTATTGGTTTAGGTTGGTTAGGCGTTCCTTTAGCGAGTCGTTTGATGGCGCAGGGAATGACGGTCGCGGGAACGAAAACGAGTTTGGACGGTGTTGAAGCTGCCAAAAGGGTTGGTATTGACTGTTATCAATTGCAACTGACGCCAGAATTACAATGCGATACTGATGATTTGAGCGAATTAATGGAGGGGGCGGATGTGATGGTAATTTTATTACCACCATCGAAAGTCAGTCTCTCAGAGTATATTGTCGCTATTGAGCAGTTAGTTGATAGCGCAATTAGTTATCAAATTCCTCGGGTTATTTTTACATCATCCACTTCTGTCTATGGTGATGTGGATGGTGTTATTGATGAAGGTGCGCCATTACTTGGCGAAACCGCCTCGGCACAAGCGTTAATTGCAGTTGAACAATGGCTTCATGACTTACCTAATATTCAAGTGGACGTGCTGCGATTAGCTGGTTTAGTGGGTGAAAAGCGTCATGCAGGACGATTCTTAGCCGGGAAACAGCAAGTCAAAGGGGCTAATCAGCCAGTTAATATGGTGCACCAAGATGATGTGATCGCCGCAATTCTGTTGTTGATCCAGCAATCCAATGGTGGGCATACTTATAATTTATGTGCTCCTGACCACCCGACTCGTCAGCAGTTTTATACCCAATCTGCAACGACTTTAGGCTTAACTCCACCTGAATTTGCGGTTGAAGAGAATGAAGCTGAAGGGAAAACAATCGATGGAAATCGTATTTGCCAAGAAATGGGTTTTGAGTATGAGTTTACCCACCCACTTTATATGCCGATGAGTTAA
- a CDS encoding glutathione S-transferase family protein, producing MLTVWGRTNSSNVKKVLWCLKELNIPYNQKDVGGPFGGVDTPEYKKMNPNSTIPTLQDEGFTLWESNAILRYLTEKYDHSHLLLARDLQEKAAADKWMDWSSANLFDHIKQMMNKIVRVPEADRDPAQAKIIYQNIEKLLKIADDALATQAYFSGDKFGIADIAIAPLFYPWHEIVTERPEFPHLERWYQTLAKRPAFQEIVMLPIK from the coding sequence ATGTTAACTGTCTGGGGACGTACTAACTCTTCAAACGTAAAAAAAGTACTGTGGTGCTTGAAAGAGCTGAATATTCCTTATAATCAAAAAGATGTTGGTGGCCCATTCGGTGGTGTTGATACACCTGAATATAAGAAAATGAATCCAAACAGCACAATTCCAACTTTACAGGATGAAGGCTTTACCCTGTGGGAATCCAATGCAATTTTACGTTACCTTACGGAAAAATATGATCACTCTCACCTATTGTTAGCCCGTGATTTACAGGAAAAAGCGGCGGCAGATAAATGGATGGATTGGAGTAGCGCTAATTTATTTGACCATATCAAGCAGATGATGAACAAAATCGTTCGCGTTCCTGAAGCGGATAGAGATCCAGCTCAAGCCAAAATCATTTATCAAAATATCGAAAAACTGCTGAAAATTGCGGATGATGCTCTGGCGACTCAGGCCTATTTTAGCGGAGATAAATTTGGTATTGCGGATATCGCCATCGCGCCACTGTTCTACCCATGGCATGAAATTGTAACAGAGCGCCCTGAATTTCCTCATTTAGAGCGCTGGTATCAAACACTGGCCAAACGCCCTGCATTCCAAGAAATTGTGATGTTACCTATCAAATAA
- a CDS encoding serine hydrolase, with product MNKTTLSSAIRGTGIGFSLFVVMSTSSYAAQTPVAPQVDAKAFVLMDYNSGKILASGNPDERLDPASLTKIMTSYVVGQAVKAGKITPQDMVTVSEAAWATGNPILKGSSLMFLKPKDRVSVLDLNKGVVIQSGNDASIALAEHVAGSQESFVDLMNGYVQKIGLTNTHFKTVHGLDSEGQYSTARDMAVLAQALIRDVPDEYVLHKEKEFTFNNIRQPNRNRLLWSQNLHVDGVKTGHTSGAGHNLVASATDGPMRLISVVLGAPSDRVRFSESEKLLTWGFRFFETVTPIKGDAVLQKQRVWFGDISEVPLGVEKDVAVTIPKGQLQNLKVDIKLDNDSLEAPLALNQKVGTINFILNGEVVEQHPLVAKQAVEEAGFVGRIWDYIMKTITGWWNAIFG from the coding sequence ATGAATAAAACAACATTGTCCTCAGCAATTCGAGGAACAGGTATCGGGTTTAGTCTATTCGTTGTGATGAGCACCAGCAGTTATGCCGCTCAGACACCGGTTGCTCCACAAGTTGACGCAAAAGCGTTTGTATTAATGGATTATAACAGCGGTAAAATTTTGGCTTCAGGTAACCCTGATGAGCGTTTGGATCCTGCAAGTCTAACCAAGATCATGACTAGCTATGTGGTTGGGCAAGCGGTCAAAGCGGGAAAAATTACGCCGCAAGATATGGTGACAGTCAGTGAAGCTGCCTGGGCGACAGGCAATCCAATTTTAAAGGGTTCTTCCTTGATGTTCTTGAAACCGAAAGACCGCGTTTCGGTGTTGGATTTAAATAAAGGCGTGGTAATTCAATCTGGGAATGATGCCAGTATCGCCTTGGCTGAACACGTTGCTGGCAGCCAAGAATCTTTTGTTGACCTGATGAATGGTTACGTCCAAAAAATTGGTTTAACTAATACGCATTTTAAAACAGTACATGGTTTAGATTCTGAAGGACAGTACAGTACCGCTCGGGATATGGCTGTGTTAGCCCAAGCGCTGATCCGTGATGTGCCTGATGAATATGTATTGCACAAAGAGAAAGAGTTTACCTTCAATAATATCCGCCAACCTAACCGTAACCGTCTATTGTGGAGCCAAAACCTCCATGTCGATGGCGTGAAAACAGGGCATACCAGTGGGGCTGGTCATAACCTAGTGGCATCAGCAACTGATGGTCCTATGCGCTTGATTTCAGTCGTTTTGGGGGCGCCGAGTGACCGCGTTCGTTTTTCCGAAAGCGAAAAGTTACTCACTTGGGGCTTCCGTTTCTTCGAAACAGTGACTCCGATTAAAGGGGATGCAGTTTTACAGAAACAACGTGTTTGGTTTGGTGACATTTCAGAAGTGCCTTTAGGGGTCGAAAAAGATGTGGCAGTGACCATTCCAAAAGGTCAGTTACAGAATCTGAAAGTGGATATCAAATTGGATAATGATTCCCTTGAAGCGCCTTTAGCATTGAACCAAAAGGTGGGCACGATTAACTTTATTCTTAATGGTGAAGTGGTTGAGCAGCATCCACTGGTTGCAAAACAAGCCGTAGAGGAAGCGGGATTTGTAGGGCGTATTTGGGATTACATTATGAAAACCATTACTGGCTGGTGGAATGCTATTTTTGGATGA
- a CDS encoding L-serine ammonia-lyase yields the protein MISVFDIFKIGIGPSSSHTVGPMKAGKQFVDDLIQQNLLTKTTRISVDVYGSLSLTGKGHATDMAIIMGLAGNLPDTIDIDAIPAFMRNVEQTGKLMLANGQHEVDFPTEGGMNFHSTNLPLHENGMTITAFDGDNILYTKNYYSIGGGFIVDEEHFGQETENAVQVPYPYKYAADLQKHCKETGLSLSALVMQNELALHSKEEISEYLAAVWNVMKAGIERGVSTEGLLPGPLRVPRRAAALRRQLVTSDNNNIDPMAVIDWINMYALAVNEENAAGGRVVTAPTNGACGIIPAVLAYYDKFIRPVNENSYTRYFLVSGVIGTLYKMNASISGAEVGCQGEVGVACSMAAAGLAELMGGSPEQVCVAAEIAMEHNLGLTCDPVGGQVQVPCIERNAIASVKAVNAARMALRRVSAPSVCLDKVIETMYETGKDINAKYRETSQGGLAIKLGHCE from the coding sequence ATGATTAGCGTATTCGACATTTTTAAAATCGGTATCGGACCATCCAGCTCACACACTGTCGGCCCTATGAAAGCCGGTAAGCAGTTTGTCGATGACCTCATCCAGCAAAATCTTCTCACTAAAACCACGCGTATTTCCGTCGATGTTTATGGTTCTTTATCGTTGACAGGTAAAGGCCACGCCACTGATATGGCGATTATTATGGGTTTAGCGGGTAATCTGCCCGATACGATTGATATTGATGCTATCCCAGCATTTATGCGCAATGTTGAGCAAACAGGCAAGCTGATGCTGGCAAATGGCCAACATGAAGTTGATTTCCCAACTGAAGGTGGGATGAATTTCCATTCAACCAACTTACCATTACATGAAAATGGAATGACAATTACCGCATTTGATGGCGATAACATTCTGTATACCAAAAATTATTACTCCATTGGCGGTGGCTTTATCGTTGATGAAGAGCATTTCGGTCAAGAGACTGAAAATGCGGTTCAAGTCCCTTACCCATACAAATATGCGGCTGATTTACAAAAACACTGTAAAGAAACGGGACTATCTTTATCTGCATTAGTGATGCAAAACGAATTAGCCCTCCACAGCAAAGAAGAAATTTCTGAATATCTTGCGGCGGTGTGGAATGTCATGAAAGCGGGCATTGAACGCGGTGTCAGCACCGAAGGTTTATTACCAGGTCCACTGCGTGTTCCTCGCCGTGCAGCGGCACTGCGTCGCCAATTAGTGACTTCTGACAATAACAACATTGACCCAATGGCGGTAATTGACTGGATCAACATGTATGCCCTTGCCGTCAATGAAGAGAATGCCGCGGGTGGTCGTGTTGTCACTGCACCAACTAACGGTGCTTGCGGAATTATTCCTGCGGTATTGGCTTACTACGATAAGTTTATTCGCCCAGTCAACGAAAACTCTTATACCCGCTATTTCTTAGTTTCAGGCGTGATTGGTACGCTGTACAAAATGAATGCGTCTATCTCGGGTGCAGAAGTCGGTTGCCAAGGTGAAGTCGGTGTAGCCTGTTCAATGGCTGCTGCTGGTTTGGCAGAATTAATGGGTGGTAGCCCAGAGCAAGTGTGTGTCGCGGCAGAAATCGCCATGGAGCACAACTTAGGCTTAACCTGTGACCCTGTTGGCGGACAAGTCCAAGTACCTTGTATCGAACGTAATGCGATTGCATCTGTTAAGGCTGTAAACGCCGCTCGTATGGCATTACGCCGTGTGAGTGCGCCAAGCGTATGTCTCGATAAAGTGATCGAAACCATGTATGAAACAGGTAAAGATATCAACGCAAAATACCGTGAAACCTCTCAAGGCGGTTTGGCGATTAAGTTAGGTCATTGCGAGTAA